One Etheostoma spectabile isolate EspeVRDwgs_2016 chromosome 12, UIUC_Espe_1.0, whole genome shotgun sequence genomic window carries:
- the rbp1.1 gene encoding retinol-binding protein 1.1 → MPADLNGYWKMISNDNFEEYLKALEVNIAIRKIATLLKPDKDIVHNGDHIIIKTLSTFKNYNMDFHVGKEFEEDLSGVDDRKCKTTVTWEGDKLVCVQKGEIEGRGWTHWVDGDELHLELRAAGAVCKQVFKKT, encoded by the exons ATGCCAGCTGATTTGAACGGATATTGGAAAATGATTTCCAATGATAACTTTGAGGAGTATCTTAAGGCTCTTG AAGTTAACATTGCCATCAGGAAAATTGCCACCTTGTTGAAGCCTGACAAGGACATTGTCCACAATGGGGACCACATAATCATCAAAACCCTCAGCACCTTCAAAAACTACAACATGGACTTCCATGTGGGCAAAGAGTTTGAGGAGGATCTGTCTGGAGTGGATGACAGGAAATGCAAG ACCACCGTCACCTGGGAGGGGGACAAGCTGGTGTGTGTGCAGAAAGGAGAGATTGAAGGGAGAGGCTGGACCCACTGGGTGGACGGAGATGAGCTTCATCTG GAGCTGAGAGCTGCAGGTGCTGTATGCAAGCAGGTCTTCAAGAAAACCTAA